One window from the genome of Cryptosporangium phraense encodes:
- a CDS encoding LacI family DNA-binding transcriptional regulator: MTLQTIADRVGVSRMTVSNAFSRPNQLSPALREKILAAASDLGYVGPDPAARALARGASGAVGFLLTESIGFAFNDQVSTQLLGAIADELSPTGLALTLLTSSGPGDLIPARDVAMDGALVYSCDPESPAVSYLLQRKLPIVLIDQDPVDDIPGVNVADREGARTAAQHLIDLGHRRIGLAMSGLRGPQGLLEDPREDVGGYASRERLRGWLDALDAAGIVPVATRQRNDSVEETAAAARLLLDRDDRPTAVLCFSDVIALRLIQSARTMGIRVPKDLSVVGFDDHPLAGTFRPALTTVRQDVHAKGRAAAEALTAALRGAEVPEPHVVLPAELVIRDSTAPPPPA, from the coding sequence GTGACGTTGCAGACGATCGCGGATCGGGTCGGCGTCAGCCGGATGACCGTGTCGAACGCGTTCTCCCGCCCGAACCAGCTCTCCCCGGCGCTGCGCGAGAAGATCCTCGCCGCCGCGTCCGATCTGGGCTACGTCGGCCCCGACCCGGCCGCCCGGGCGCTGGCCCGGGGCGCGTCCGGCGCGGTCGGCTTCCTGCTCACCGAGTCGATCGGCTTCGCGTTCAACGACCAGGTCTCCACCCAGCTCCTGGGTGCGATCGCCGACGAACTGTCACCGACCGGGCTCGCGCTCACGCTGCTCACGTCCAGCGGCCCGGGCGACCTGATCCCGGCCCGGGACGTCGCGATGGACGGCGCGCTGGTGTACTCCTGCGATCCCGAGTCCCCGGCCGTGAGCTACCTGCTGCAACGCAAGCTGCCGATCGTCCTGATCGACCAGGACCCGGTCGACGACATCCCGGGCGTCAACGTCGCCGACCGGGAAGGCGCGCGCACCGCCGCGCAGCACCTCATCGACCTGGGTCACCGTCGCATCGGGCTGGCGATGTCCGGGCTGCGAGGCCCGCAGGGCCTGCTCGAGGACCCGCGCGAGGACGTCGGCGGCTACGCGTCGCGGGAGCGGCTGCGGGGGTGGCTCGACGCGCTGGATGCGGCCGGCATCGTGCCGGTGGCCACCCGGCAGCGCAACGACAGCGTGGAGGAGACCGCGGCGGCGGCCCGGCTGCTGCTCGACCGGGACGACCGGCCGACCGCGGTGCTGTGCTTCTCCGACGTGATCGCGCTCAGGCTGATCCAGAGCGCGCGCACGATGGGGATCCGGGTTCCGAAGGACCTGTCGGTGGTCGGATTCGACGACCATCCGCTGGCCGGGACGTTCCGCCCGGCCCTGACCACCGTGCGGCAGGACGTCCACGCGAAGGGGCGGGCGGCGGCCGAAGCGCTGACCGCCGCCCTGCGCGGCGCGGAAGTCCCGGAGCCGCACGTCGTGCTGCCCGCCGAACTGGTCATCCGAGACAGCACCGCCCCGCCGCCGCCTGCGTAG